In Euwallacea fornicatus isolate EFF26 chromosome 2, ASM4011564v1, whole genome shotgun sequence, one genomic interval encodes:
- the LOC136350242 gene encoding actin-binding Rho-activating protein-like — translation MSACVNERVYRQEAGLKSKVALFNNFADNHTKKQAVNPFSNDKCVSNLPKPKISKEDYGRPAKGSLSEQRAFKATIQVCKEMLQLCEVIEQCGEPLFLPHEKNNDDRKVISFGNLFSIYQGISDKVVGMLIRARKHQLVDFEGECLFQRRDDHVPIITLKPYKQIYQILKEKIDTAAQQLKESIATYGELDTGNYF, via the exons ATGTCCGCTTGTGTTAATGAAAGGGTCTACAGG CAAGAGGCCGGCTTGAAATCCAAGGTTGCCCTCTTCAACAATTTTGCCGACAACCACACGAAGAAACAGGCAGTCAATCCTTTTTCCAATGACAAATGCGTTTCGAATCTACCTAAGCCTAAAATCTCCAAAGAAGATTACGGACG ACCTGCTAAGGGGTCCCTTTCTGAGCAAAGGGCATTTAAGGCTACCATTCAAGTTTGCAAAGAAATGCTACAGTTGTGTGAAGTGATTGAGCAGTGTGGGGAACCCCTGTTTTTGCCCCATGAGAAGAATAATGACGATAGAAAAGTGATCAGTTTTGGAAATCTGTTCTCC ATTTACCAGGGAATTTCCGATAAAGTTGTGGGAATGTTGATCAGAGCTAGGAAACACCAGTTGGTGGACTTCGAGGGAGAATGTTTATTCCAA AGGAGAGACGACCACGTCCCAATCATTACTCTGAAACCTTATAAACAAATCTATCAAATCCTGAAAGAGAAAATCGACACAGCCGCCCAACAACTCAAAGAAAGCATAGCGACTTATGGTGAATTGGAcactggaaattatttttaa
- the Cdc42 gene encoding cdc42 homolog → MQTIKCVVVGDGAVGKTCLLISYTTNKFPSEYVPTVFDNYAVTVMIGGEPYTLGLFDTAGQEDYDRLRPLSYPQTDVFLVCFSVVSPSSFENVKEKWVPEITHHCQKTPFLLVGTQVDLRDDGATIEKLAKNKQKPISIEAGEKLAKELKAVKYVECSALTQKGLKNVFDEAILAALEPPEPVKRKKCIIL, encoded by the exons ATGCAGACTATTAAGTGTGTGGTAGTCGGCGATGGTGCTGTCGGTAAAACTTGTTTGCTTATTAG TTACACAACAAATAAGTTCCCTTCAGAATATGTGCCCACTGTCTTCGACAACTATGCCGTAACAGTGATGATTGGTGGTGAACCTTATACATTGGGATTATTTGATACTGCAg GTCAAGAAGACTACGATAGACTCCGACCCCTGAGCTACCCACAAACCGACGTTTTCCTTGTGTGTTTTTCAGTGGTCAGTCCATCGTCATTTGAAAACGTAAAAGAAAAG TGGGTTCCCGAAATAACCCATCATTGTCAAAAGACACCGTTCCTACTGGTGGGTACCCAAGTGGACTTGCGCGATGACGGCGCCACCATTGAGAAACTAGcaaaaaacaagcaaaaacCGATTTCGATAGAGGCGGGAGAAAAACTGGCTAAAGAACTCAAAGCGGTCAAATATGTAGAGTGCTCGGCTTTGACTCAGAAAGGGCTAAAGAACGTATTTGACGAGGCCATTTTAGCGGCCCTCGAACCGCCAGAACCGGTAAAGCGCAAAAAGTGCATCATTCTttaa